A window of Rhododendron vialii isolate Sample 1 chromosome 11a, ASM3025357v1 contains these coding sequences:
- the LOC131307971 gene encoding major allergen Pru ar 1-like — protein MAPITYDMEVTSSIPPAKMFKAFVLDGDTLIPKVLPQAIKSVETLQGDGGAGTIKLTTFGEGSKHKCVKHKVDALDKENFTYSYSIIEGDALDGFESISYHIKIVPSPDGGSICKNRSIYCPKGDNKVTEEEIKSGKEKASSIFKAVEAYILAHPDC, from the exons ATGGCTCCCATCACTTACGATATGGAGGTCACTTCCTCAATCCCGCCCGCCAAGATGTTCAAGGCCTTTGTCCTTGACGGCGACACCCTCATCCCCAAGGTCCTCCCACAGGCCATCAAGAGTGTGGAAACCCTCCAGGGAGATGGCGGAGCTGGAACCATCAAGCTCACCACTTTCGGCGAAG GGAGCAAACACAAGTGTGTGAAACACAAGGTTGATGCCCTCGACAAAGAGAACTTCACATACAGTTACAGCATCATCGAAGGTGATGCTTTGGACGGTTTCGAGTCAATCTCTTACCACATCAAGATCGTCCCCTCTCCCGATGGAGGATCCATCTGCAAGAACAGGAGCATCTACTGCCCCAAAGGTGATAACAAGGTCACAGAAGAGGAAATCAAGTCTGGCAAAGAGAAGGCTTCAAGCATCTTCAAGGCTGTTGAGGCCTACATTTTGGCACATCCCGATTGCTAA
- the LOC131307176 gene encoding E3 ubiquitin-protein ligase RSL1-like yields MGNTNSTKPQQEQPPPPSQPEPDDDPFTCEICIEPVLSNNKFRNNSLCVHPFCVDCITKYLQLKIKDDRVAGIKCPGLNCDRLLDPLRCRTLIPPEAFDKWCDLLCEKALLGLDRCYCPNRRCSAVVVNECGGVVKRSMCPNCKRLFCFSCELPWHAGYRCEESGQLRDENDVEFGVLAERKKWMRCPQCHHCVERVRGCSIVKCRCGSLFCYNCGWDVLRQGCGCNKGAYRPGVGTVRTSIICAILYLLLCMFWYYNYRM; encoded by the exons ATGGGCAACACAAACTCAACAAAACCCCAACAAGAACAACCCCCACCCCCTTCCCAACCCGAACCCGACGACGATCCCTTTACCTGCGAAATATGCATCGAACCCGTGTTATCAAACAACAAATTCCGCAACAACAGCCTCTGCGTTCACCCGTTCTGCGTCGACTGCATAACCAAGTATCTACAACTCAAAATCAAAGACGATCGAGTCGCTGGTATCAAGTGCCCCGGACTAAACTGCGACCGGTTGCTGGACCCACTCCGCTGCCGGACCCTAATACCTCCGGAAGCGTTCGACAAGTGGTGCGACCTGCTATGCGAGAAGGCCCTGTTGGGGCTCGACAGATGTTACTGCCCGAACCGGCGGTGTTCGGCCGTGGTGGTGAACGAGTGTGGGGGGGTGGTGAAGAGAAGCATGTGTCCCAATTGTAAGAGGCTGTTTTGCTTTTCCTGTGAGTTGCCGTGGCACGCGGGGTACCGGTGCGAGGAGAGTGGGCAGCTGAGAGATGAGAATGATGTTGAGTTTGGGGTTCTTGCTGAGAGGAAGAAGTGGATGAGGTGCCCACAGTGTCACCATTGTGTTGAGCGAGTTCGTGGTTGCTCCATTGTTAAGtgcag ATGTGGGAGCCTTTTCTGCTACAATTGTGGATGGGATGTTCTTCGACAAGGTTGTGGCTGCAACAAAGGAGCTTATAGACCTGGGGTTGGTACAGTTCGTACTAGTATCATTTGTGCAATTCTCTATCTGCTACTATGTATGTTTTGGTACTATAATTATCGCATGTAA
- the LOC131307177 gene encoding E3 ubiquitin-protein ligase RSL1-like, translating into MGNKNSIKRPFTCEICIEPMLSYKKKFRNNNLCVHPFCNECIAKYVQFKIEDERVAGIKCPGSNCDKLLDPLCCRALIPPEAFDRWCDLLCERALLGLDRCYCPNRVCSAEVVNECGGIVKKSMCPNCKEWFCFKCRVTWHAGYLCEELRDWSDIAFADFVARKKWMRCPKCRHFVEHFYGCSIIKCRCGSSFCYKCGKKVNAHRCDCKGKANNEDTTNNNEDTDRRRDRCALGNFGGFRDKFSTNSYLAGSMFFARNHPSQLLMGWLSYLTVLNHVLRQGRGNNFEIYQRVPDPGSTDARYRLCESTSFCLFLWSFLLLLSGLDDIASPCLDDLASRSPASWKPMATILKKDA; encoded by the exons ATGGGCAACAAAAACTCAATAAAACGTCCCTTCACCTGCGAAATATGCATCGAACCCATGTTATCATACAAAAAGAAGTTCCGAAACAACAACCTCTGCGTCCACCCGTTTTGCAACGAATGCATAGCCAAGTACGTACAGTTTAAGATCGAGGACGAGCGGGTTGCTGGAATCAAGTGCCCCGGATCAAACTGCGACAAGCTGCTGGATCCGCTCTGCTGCCGGGCCCTGATACCTCCCGAAGCGTTCGACCGGTGGTGCGATCTTCTGTGCGAGAGGGCCCTGTTGGGGCTCGACCGGTGTTACTGCCCGAACCGGGTTTGTTCGGCCGAGGTGGTGAACGAGTGTGGTGGGATCGTGAAGAAGTCGATGTGTCCCAATTGTAAAGAGTGGTTTTGTTTTAAATGTAGGGTTACTTGGCACGCGGGGTATCTGTGCGAGGAGCTGAGAGATTGGAGTGATATTGCGTTTGCGGATTTTGTTGCGAGGAAGAAGTGGATGAGGTGTCCAAAGTGTCGACACTTTGTTGAGCACTTTTATGGTTGCTCCATTATTAAGtgcag ATGTGGGAGCAGTTTCTGCTACAAGTGTGGAAAGAAGGTGAATGCCCACAGGTGTGACTGCAAAGGTAAAGCTAACAACGAAGATACAACTAACAACAACGAAGATACCGATAG GCGTAGGGATCGATGTGCACTGGGCAATTTCGGCGGGTTTAGGGACAAATTCTCAACCAACTCATATTTGGCAGGTTCAATGTTTTTTGCCCGTAACCATCCTTCACAACTTCTAATGGGTTGGTTGAGTTACTTAACGGTTTTGAACCATGTATTAAGGCAAGGTAGGGGTAACAATTTCgaaat TTATCAAAGAGTTCCCGATCCAGGAAGTACGGATGCGCGATATCGTTTATGCGAATCTACATCATTTTGTTTATTTCTGTGGTCTTTCCTACTCCTGTTAAGTGGTCTCGATGATATAGCCTCACCGTGTCTCGATGATCTAGCCTCACGGTCTCCTGCATCTTGGAAACCGATGGCCACAATCTTGAAAAAGGATGCCTGA
- the LOC131307972 gene encoding uncharacterized protein LOC131307972 — MLSNNKKFGNNNLCVHPFCNECITKYVQSKNEEERVAGIKCPGSNCDKLLDPLTCRALVPPEVSDRCYCPNRVCSAMVVKECGGIVKKSMCPNCKHCVEHVHGCSILTCRCGRSFSYECGRKVHQH, encoded by the exons ATGTTATCAAACAACAAGAAGTTCGGAAACAACAACCTCTGCGTTCACCCTTTTTGCAACGAATGCATAACCAAGTACGTGCAGTCTAAGAACGAGGAGGAGCGGGTGGCTGGAATCAAGTGCCCCGGATCAAACTGCGACAAGTTGCTGGATCCGCTCACCTGCCGAGCCTTAGTACCTCCTGAAGTGTCCGACCGGTGTTACTGCCCGAACCGGGTTTGTTCGGCCATGGTGGTGAAGGAGTGTGGAGGGATCGTGAAGAAGTCGATGTGTCCCAATTGTAAACACTGTGTTGAGCACGTTCATGGTTGCTCCATTCTTACGtgcag ATGTGGGAGGAGTTTCTCCTACGAGTGCGGAAGGAAGGTGCATCAACACTAG
- the LOC131307179 gene encoding formin-like protein 3 — MEHGVEICSGVTGASTGTTSSIAAPQAEETSGISTEEEDLLERHQRKSPATYQPSPPPPPSSMENSVSLNKPFPPPPPTSLTPHPLTSLPTTSTLHSIQTPLSSPTPPVPATQTPSQPPLSFKDTLNGVGSSQPNLSMDHSFKSWRNSWAKAKA, encoded by the exons ATGGAGCACGGCGTGGAGATCTGCAGCGGTGTCACGGGGGCGTCTACAGGTACGACTTCTTCCATAGCAGCGCCACAAGCAGAGGAAACATCCGGTATTTCGACTGAAGAAGAGGACCTTCTGGAACGACATCAAAGGAAATCCCCAGCCACCTACCAACCctcaccacctcctccaccatCATCAATGGAGAATTCTGTCTCCCTTAACAAACCTTTTCCGCCACCACCCCCTACGTCACTCACCCCTCACCCACTCACTTCTTTGCCAACCACCTCCACTCTGCATTCTATTCAAACCCCACTTTCCTCACCCACCCCTCCTGTTCCCGCCACCCAAACCCCATCACAACCCCCCTTATCTTTCAAAGATACCCTGAATGGTGTTGGTTCTTCTCAACCCAACCTATCTATggaccatagttttaaatcgtg GCGCAATTCGTGGGCAAAGGCAAAGGCCTAG